The proteins below come from a single Agromyces flavus genomic window:
- a CDS encoding putative glycolipid-binding domain-containing protein — protein sequence MERTLFWRRIDEVGLERLELSVTEAGIEAVGTVLGLDAGGFRVEHRWSLAPDWRTRTLVVERSGAVGRVRLRIERDGDGWRVDDVRRPDLDGADEPDLSVTPFCNTLPIRRLPTRRGAASTLDTCWIDADEMAVVRSRQQYVRRGARAVRYIDLGAAAGFEADLEVDGDGLVVRYEHLFERVSPGPVTP from the coding sequence ATGGAACGCACGCTGTTCTGGCGTCGCATCGACGAGGTCGGACTCGAACGACTGGAGCTCTCGGTCACCGAGGCGGGGATCGAGGCGGTCGGCACCGTGCTCGGCCTCGACGCCGGCGGGTTTCGGGTCGAGCACCGGTGGTCGCTTGCCCCGGACTGGCGGACGCGGACGCTGGTCGTGGAGCGATCGGGCGCGGTGGGCCGTGTTCGGCTGCGGATCGAGCGCGACGGCGACGGATGGCGCGTCGACGACGTCAGGCGGCCCGACCTCGACGGCGCCGACGAGCCCGACCTCTCCGTCACGCCCTTCTGCAACACCCTCCCGATCCGGCGGCTCCCCACCCGCCGCGGTGCGGCCTCGACGCTCGACACCTGCTGGATCGATGCCGACGAGATGGCCGTGGTGCGCTCGCGTCAGCAGTACGTCCGTCGCGGCGCACGGGCCGTCCGCTACATCGACCTCGGCGCGGCCGCGGGATTCGAAGCCGACCTCGAGGTCGACGGCGACGGCCTCGTCGTGCGCTACGAGCACCTGTTCGAGCGCGTGTCGCCCGGACCGGTCACGCCGTGA
- a CDS encoding prenyltransferase/squalene oxidase repeat-containing protein → MDVIDWMLDADPAIRWQVRRDVLGESDQQVAADRDRVATEGVGARILALQSDDGYWNGHEYGEDGDRRSVIWSLSLLRRLGARPDDPRVRAAIDRVRDGVTWRYFDDRPFFAGEEEECVNGGVLALATYFGQLDEGTDAIVRRLLGERLPDGGWNCEPADESQRSSFDSTLCVLEGLLAVERDGSSAVPAAEIAEARRGGEEYLLERHLFRRRSTGEVVKDRYLNFTFPPYWFYDVLRALDYFRDVGGTPDPRLDEPLELLRSRRGDDGRWLAGRPWPRQVYFAVDAPEGEPSHWNTLRALRVLRWADAAADVTA, encoded by the coding sequence ATGGATGTCATCGACTGGATGCTCGACGCCGACCCCGCGATCCGCTGGCAGGTGCGCCGCGACGTGCTCGGCGAATCCGACCAGCAGGTCGCCGCCGATCGCGATCGCGTCGCGACCGAGGGCGTCGGCGCACGGATCCTCGCCCTGCAGTCCGACGACGGCTACTGGAACGGGCACGAATACGGCGAAGATGGCGACCGCCGCAGCGTGATCTGGTCGCTCTCGCTGCTGCGGCGGCTGGGCGCTCGACCCGACGACCCCCGAGTCCGCGCGGCGATCGACCGCGTGCGCGATGGCGTGACCTGGCGCTACTTCGACGATCGTCCGTTCTTCGCCGGCGAAGAGGAGGAGTGCGTCAACGGCGGCGTGCTCGCCCTCGCGACGTACTTCGGCCAGCTCGACGAGGGCACCGACGCGATCGTGCGGCGCCTGCTCGGCGAGCGGCTGCCCGACGGCGGGTGGAACTGCGAACCGGCCGACGAGTCGCAGCGGTCCTCGTTCGACTCCACGCTGTGCGTGCTCGAGGGCCTGCTGGCGGTCGAGCGCGACGGCTCGTCGGCGGTCCCCGCCGCCGAGATCGCCGAGGCGCGCCGTGGGGGCGAGGAGTACCTGCTCGAGCGGCACCTGTTCCGGCGCCGGTCGACCGGCGAGGTAGTGAAGGACCGCTATCTCAACTTCACCTTCCCGCCCTACTGGTTCTACGACGTGCTGCGCGCGCTCGACTACTTCCGCGATGTGGGCGGTACGCCCGACCCTCGACTCGACGAGCCGCTCGAGCTGCTCCGATCGCGGCGCGGCGACGACGGCCGCTGGCTCGCGGGCCGCCCCTGGCCCCGCCAGGTGTACTTCGCGGTCGATGCACCCGAGGGCGAGCCGAGCCACTGGAACACCCTGCGTGCCCTGCGCGTGCTGCGCTGGGCCGACGCCGCGGCCGACGTCACGGCGTGA
- a CDS encoding multicopper oxidase family protein produces MPSPRELLRCTVVGVAVATALGAGALAWSSTLLGEYSVMDMGAEAAGGPGAHAHGAAGGTGAAAPSGVVAPSAGIDVTSLKADPERPADVRVELVARQEAFDVPGGRRVQGYTVNGSSPGPEIRATQGDLVEVAFVNESVTDGATLHWHGIDVPNAADGVAGITQDAVPVGGRHVYRFVAEDAGTFWYHSHQVSHEQVVGGLLGAIVIDPAEPPEVRTDVDVTALLHVYGGQHSLNGRIGDERIQAHPGETVRVRVINSDQGTAAVWSAAAYRVLAIDGRDVHAPGEVRDQRLLIPAGGRADVAVRAPADGSAVRLQVGGARSVVIVDPAHPEASAPPARQPKDTLDLLAYGAPAPLDFDPTVPDRSFEYVIARRFGIIDGRPGNFWTINGRMFPDVPMFHVREGDVVGMRIENRSGDVHPMHLHGHHVVVLSRDGVAASGSPWIVDSLDVHPGEAFDIAFVADNPGIWSDHCHTLPHAVDGLVAHVMYEGVTTGFTIDGAAGNRPE; encoded by the coding sequence ATGCCGTCGCCGCGTGAGCTCCTCCGGTGCACCGTCGTCGGGGTCGCGGTCGCGACCGCGCTCGGCGCCGGTGCGCTCGCGTGGAGCTCCACGCTGCTCGGAGAGTACTCGGTCATGGACATGGGTGCCGAGGCCGCGGGGGGACCCGGCGCGCACGCGCACGGCGCCGCGGGCGGCACCGGCGCCGCCGCGCCATCCGGTGTCGTCGCACCGTCGGCAGGCATCGACGTCACGTCGCTGAAGGCCGACCCCGAGCGCCCCGCCGACGTGCGGGTCGAGCTCGTCGCACGCCAGGAGGCGTTCGACGTGCCCGGCGGCCGCCGCGTCCAGGGGTACACGGTCAACGGCTCCTCCCCCGGGCCCGAGATCCGCGCGACGCAGGGCGACCTCGTCGAAGTCGCCTTCGTCAACGAGTCGGTGACGGATGGTGCGACCCTCCACTGGCACGGCATCGACGTGCCGAACGCGGCCGACGGCGTCGCCGGCATCACGCAGGACGCCGTCCCGGTCGGCGGCCGCCACGTGTACCGGTTCGTCGCCGAGGACGCCGGCACGTTCTGGTACCACTCGCACCAGGTGTCGCACGAGCAGGTGGTCGGCGGCCTGCTCGGGGCGATCGTGATCGACCCGGCCGAACCGCCCGAGGTCCGCACCGACGTCGACGTCACCGCGCTGCTCCACGTGTACGGCGGGCAGCACAGCCTCAACGGCCGCATCGGCGACGAGCGCATCCAGGCGCATCCCGGCGAGACCGTGCGCGTGCGCGTCATCAACTCCGATCAGGGCACCGCTGCGGTGTGGTCTGCGGCCGCGTACCGCGTGCTCGCGATCGACGGTCGCGACGTCCACGCGCCCGGCGAGGTCCGCGACCAGCGACTGCTCATCCCCGCAGGCGGGCGAGCGGATGTCGCGGTGCGCGCGCCCGCGGACGGAAGCGCCGTGCGGCTGCAGGTCGGCGGCGCACGCAGCGTCGTCATCGTGGATCCGGCGCACCCCGAGGCATCCGCCCCGCCCGCGCGTCAGCCGAAGGACACGCTGGACCTTCTCGCCTACGGCGCGCCCGCACCGCTCGACTTCGACCCGACCGTGCCCGACCGCAGCTTCGAGTACGTGATCGCGCGCCGCTTCGGCATCATCGACGGGCGCCCCGGCAACTTCTGGACCATCAACGGCCGCATGTTCCCCGACGTGCCGATGTTCCACGTGCGCGAGGGCGACGTCGTCGGGATGCGCATCGAGAACCGCTCCGGCGACGTGCACCCCATGCACCTGCACGGACACCACGTGGTCGTGCTCTCACGAGACGGCGTCGCGGCATCCGGCAGCCCCTGGATCGTCGACTCGCTCGACGTGCATCCCGGCGAGGCCTTCGACATCGCGTTCGTGGCCGACAACCCCGGCATCTGGAGCGACCACTGCCACACGCTGCCGCACGCGGTCGACGGCCTCGTCGCACATGTGATGTACGAGGGCGTCACGACCGGGTTCACGATCGACGGCGCGGCCGGCAACCGCCCGGAGTGA
- a CDS encoding ROK family protein, whose protein sequence is MSESGAGDVALAVDIGGTKVDAALVDVSGRIISGSRHRAATGPGQTPDTFSAAIASVCRQAADAAGPAHRLVGVGIGAAGPLRGDGTRISPLNLPGIRDFAVVEPVAAIARGLPVRVALDGTCIALAELEFGALRGVRNGLAMVVSTGIGGGIVLDGRVIRGDTGNAGHVGQVWVRRPGDIDPERASVEGVASGPATVRWANAHGWTGADGLELARAYRSGDPVATRAVRRSAEAVGQAISGYAALLDLRVAAIGGGFSRVADDYLPLVEAAARGAALLPAAAELRVVPAELGDDAPLVGAALLVHRGA, encoded by the coding sequence ATGAGCGAGAGCGGAGCGGGCGACGTCGCGCTGGCCGTCGACATCGGCGGCACCAAGGTCGACGCCGCCCTGGTCGATGTGAGCGGGCGCATCATCTCCGGAAGTCGGCATCGCGCGGCCACGGGACCCGGCCAGACGCCCGACACGTTCTCGGCCGCGATCGCGTCGGTGTGCCGGCAGGCGGCGGATGCCGCGGGGCCGGCCCATCGGCTCGTCGGCGTCGGCATCGGGGCCGCGGGTCCACTTCGCGGCGACGGCACCCGGATCTCGCCTCTCAACCTGCCGGGGATCCGGGACTTCGCGGTCGTCGAGCCCGTCGCGGCCATCGCCCGTGGCCTTCCCGTGCGCGTGGCGCTCGACGGCACCTGCATCGCCCTGGCCGAGCTGGAGTTCGGCGCGCTCCGCGGGGTCCGCAACGGACTCGCGATGGTCGTGTCGACGGGCATCGGCGGCGGGATCGTGCTCGACGGTCGCGTCATCCGCGGCGACACCGGCAACGCCGGTCACGTCGGCCAGGTGTGGGTTCGGCGACCCGGTGACATCGATCCGGAGCGCGCGTCGGTCGAGGGCGTCGCCTCCGGTCCGGCGACCGTGCGCTGGGCGAACGCGCACGGGTGGACGGGCGCCGACGGGCTCGAGCTCGCCCGCGCGTACCGCTCGGGTGACCCGGTTGCGACGCGCGCCGTGCGACGATCGGCCGAAGCGGTCGGGCAGGCGATCTCCGGTTATGCCGCACTGCTCGACCTGCGCGTCGCCGCGATCGGCGGCGGGTTCTCGCGCGTCGCCGACGACTACCTTCCACTGGTCGAGGCGGCGGCGCGCGGCGCGGCGCTGCTCCCCGCCGCCGCCGAGCTGCGCGTGGTTCCGGCCGAGCTCGGCGACGACGCGCCGCTGGTCGGCGCTGCACTGCTCGTCCACCGCGGCGCGTGA
- a CDS encoding sensor histidine kinase, translating into MNRRWVCLATMGPIGVAALVYVVIVLGFIEAEAGHRLAWPVLGILPMFVFGMWLLTVSASRTALLLALAPTAMLVGSAYETFIYRNVEIVTEPWFPLFNVIGLTADATATATFLIVFATFPDGVPEKRWQRIAVGFLWTPILAGPLTLLTTPHVVTSPYLGISGDAIPNPFAVPALEWAAPAVYFLIVQPWPAVLIGLGVLGHRAIFGSPAVRARTRVIAITVGAAMLVFLLWGLLPDIWAVQFLVYASLIALPVAAIHGILRYGAFDIPPGDRGRDVARSSNLLITVVYAAAVATPAVLLAPPLTAVPAILLTALTAVVLLPARGWAQRRLHRTLFGDRERQLAMLGELGVQLQRTGEPGELLDSLAEAVRDGLDASWVRIRLVSADGEFAVSPAGVAGGADSDAPVETCDLVRGDDVLGRIEVGPRRRGEYSDAERTLLRTVAGQAAASVANVRLTAQLAEQLDELTASRERIVAAQDDERRRLERDLHDGIQQDIVAQIAGLRLARNRLERGELESAELIELQEQARETLTDLRELARGIHPPVLSDNGLVAAVESGVARFPIPLAVEADAAVRGERYPEEVETTAYYVVREALANTAKHAGATHASVGLARSNGHLTITITDDGRGIEPAATAAVHGGLANIRDRVAALRGTVRVTSADPPDAGTVVLVDLPVGDRRG; encoded by the coding sequence GTGAACCGCAGGTGGGTGTGCCTCGCGACGATGGGCCCGATCGGCGTCGCGGCGCTCGTCTACGTGGTCATCGTGCTCGGGTTCATCGAGGCCGAAGCGGGCCATCGCCTCGCGTGGCCCGTGCTCGGCATCCTGCCGATGTTCGTGTTCGGCATGTGGCTGCTCACGGTGTCGGCGTCCCGAACCGCCCTCCTCCTGGCGCTCGCGCCGACGGCCATGCTCGTCGGCTCGGCCTACGAGACGTTCATCTACCGCAACGTCGAGATCGTCACGGAGCCGTGGTTCCCGCTCTTCAACGTGATCGGGCTGACGGCCGACGCCACCGCGACGGCGACGTTCCTGATCGTCTTCGCGACGTTCCCCGACGGCGTGCCCGAGAAGCGGTGGCAGCGGATCGCGGTCGGGTTCCTCTGGACGCCGATCCTCGCCGGTCCGCTGACCCTGCTCACGACTCCGCACGTCGTGACATCGCCCTACCTCGGCATCAGCGGGGACGCCATTCCGAACCCGTTCGCGGTGCCGGCGCTCGAGTGGGCGGCGCCCGCCGTGTACTTCCTCATCGTCCAGCCCTGGCCGGCCGTCCTCATCGGGCTGGGCGTGCTCGGTCATCGCGCGATCTTCGGGTCGCCCGCGGTCCGCGCGCGGACGCGGGTGATCGCGATCACGGTCGGCGCGGCCATGCTCGTGTTCCTCCTGTGGGGGCTGCTGCCCGACATCTGGGCCGTGCAGTTCCTGGTGTACGCCTCGCTCATCGCGTTGCCGGTCGCCGCGATCCACGGGATCCTCCGCTACGGCGCCTTCGACATCCCACCGGGCGACCGTGGGCGCGACGTCGCGCGGTCGTCGAACCTGCTCATCACGGTGGTCTACGCCGCCGCCGTCGCCACGCCGGCCGTGCTGCTCGCTCCGCCGCTCACCGCGGTGCCCGCGATCCTGCTCACCGCGCTCACCGCCGTCGTGCTGCTGCCGGCGCGAGGGTGGGCGCAGCGCCGATTGCACCGCACGCTCTTCGGCGATCGCGAACGTCAGCTCGCGATGCTCGGCGAACTCGGGGTGCAACTGCAGCGAACGGGTGAGCCCGGCGAGCTGCTCGACAGCCTGGCCGAGGCGGTGCGCGACGGCCTCGACGCCTCGTGGGTGCGGATCCGGCTCGTGTCGGCCGACGGCGAGTTCGCCGTATCGCCCGCCGGGGTGGCGGGCGGCGCCGACTCCGACGCACCCGTCGAGACGTGCGACCTCGTGCGCGGCGACGACGTGCTCGGCCGCATCGAGGTGGGGCCGCGGCGTCGCGGCGAGTACAGCGACGCCGAGCGCACGCTGTTGCGCACCGTGGCCGGGCAGGCCGCGGCATCCGTGGCCAACGTGCGACTCACCGCGCAACTGGCCGAGCAACTCGACGAGCTCACGGCGTCGCGTGAACGGATCGTGGCGGCGCAGGACGACGAGCGCCGACGGCTCGAGCGGGACCTCCACGACGGCATCCAGCAGGACATCGTGGCCCAGATCGCGGGGCTCCGGCTGGCGCGCAACCGCCTCGAACGCGGCGAGCTCGAGTCGGCCGAGCTGATCGAGCTGCAGGAGCAGGCACGCGAGACGCTGACCGACCTGCGCGAGCTCGCCCGCGGCATCCACCCGCCGGTGCTGAGCGACAACGGGCTCGTGGCGGCCGTGGAGTCGGGCGTGGCACGGTTCCCGATCCCGCTGGCCGTCGAGGCCGATGCCGCCGTGCGCGGCGAGCGCTACCCCGAGGAGGTCGAGACGACCGCGTACTACGTCGTGCGCGAGGCGCTCGCCAACACCGCGAAGCACGCCGGGGCGACGCACGCGTCGGTCGGGCTCGCGCGGTCCAACGGGCATCTCACGATCACCATCACCGATGACGGCCGTGGCATCGAACCCGCGGCGACGGCGGCCGTGCACGGCGGGCTCGCGAACATCCGCGACCGGGTCGCCGCGCTGCGCGGCACCGTGCGCGTGACGTCGGCGGACCCGCCGGACGCGGGCACCGTGGTGCTCGTCGACCTCCCGGTCGGTGATCGTCGTGGATGA
- a CDS encoding GNAT family N-acetyltransferase has product MAIEVHPATVLADVAAVVGPKRADANVCWCLSYRLTSSKENLALRGPARGERVAELVRQSPPPGVLAYDGDEVVGWAGVHPRADTSFATNRKIPHVDDLDVWSVWCIRVRPGHRKQGISHHLLTGAVDFARSNGAPAIEGYPVDNDGAKVDLTMAYVGTRGLFERAGFRKAADTDSVLNGFPRVLMRLDLR; this is encoded by the coding sequence ATGGCGATCGAGGTGCACCCCGCGACGGTGCTGGCCGATGTCGCGGCCGTCGTAGGCCCCAAGCGAGCCGACGCGAACGTGTGCTGGTGCCTGAGCTACCGGCTCACGTCGTCGAAAGAGAACCTCGCGCTGCGCGGGCCTGCGCGCGGTGAACGCGTGGCCGAGCTCGTGCGGCAGTCGCCCCCGCCCGGGGTGCTCGCCTACGACGGCGACGAGGTGGTCGGATGGGCCGGGGTGCACCCGCGCGCCGACACGAGCTTCGCGACCAATCGCAAGATCCCGCACGTCGACGACCTCGACGTGTGGTCGGTGTGGTGCATCCGGGTCCGCCCCGGGCATCGCAAGCAGGGCATCTCGCACCACCTGCTCACGGGCGCGGTCGACTTCGCGCGATCGAACGGCGCGCCCGCGATCGAGGGCTACCCGGTCGACAACGACGGCGCCAAGGTCGACCTCACGATGGCCTACGTCGGCACGCGCGGGCTGTTCGAGCGGGCGGGGTTCCGCAAGGCGGCCGACACCGACTCGGTGCTCAACGGCTTCCCGCGCGTGCTCATGCGACTCGACCTGCGCTGA